A window of the Archocentrus centrarchus isolate MPI-CPG fArcCen1 chromosome 17, fArcCen1, whole genome shotgun sequence genome harbors these coding sequences:
- the dusp22b gene encoding dual specificity protein phosphatase 22-B, whose protein sequence is MGNGINKVLPDLYLGNFKDARDREQLARNNITHILSIHDSAAPILQEMTYLCISAADLPTQNLSQYFKQSIIFMHESRLKGEGCLVHCLAGVSRSVTLVVAYIMTVTGLGWQEALAAVRVARPCAGPNLGFQRQLQEFERTQVEQFREWLRTEYKDNPFNDEADIRDLLARAAKAKTEAIEELAKTNAPPEGI, encoded by the exons ATGGGTAATGGCATCAACAAG GTCCTTCCAGATTTATACCTGGGAAACTTCAAAG ATGCAAGAGACAGAGAACAGTTAGCCAGAAACAACATTACACACATCCTGTCTATTCATGACAGTGCCGCTCCTATCCTCCAG GAGATGACCTATCTCTGCATTTCAGCAGCTGACCTGCCCACACAAAACCT ATCTCAGTACTTCAAACAAAGTATCATTTTCATGCACGAGTCCCGCCTAAAAGGAGAAGGCTGCCTTGTTCACTG CTTGGCTGGGGTGTCCCGTAGTGTCACCCTGGTTGTAGCTTACATAATGACGGTGACAGGATTGGGTTGGCAGGAAGCCCTGGCTGCGGTGAGGGTGGCCCGGCCCTGCGCTGGCCCAAACCTGGGCTTCCAGCGGCAGCTCCAGGAATTTGAAAGAACTCAAGTCGAACAG TTCAGAGAGTGGCTACGGACAGAATACAAGGACAACCCCTTCAATGATGAGGCTGATATACGTGACTTGCTTGCTAGGGCAGCTAAAGCCAAGACTGAGGCAATAGAAGAACTTGCAAAAACAAACGCCCCACCTGAAGGTATTTGA
- the opn7a gene encoding opsin 7, group member a: protein MGQLTEDVAFHSNIPVPLDITVAVVYSVFGICSLFGNTTLLYISYKKRNLLKPAEYFIINLAVSDLGLTLSLYPMAITSSFYHRWLYGKTVCSVYAFCGMLFGICSLTTLTLLSMVCFVKVCYPLYGNRFYSVHGRLLIACAWVYALLFACAPLAHWGEYGPEPYGTACCIDWGLSNQLSTARSYTVVLFIFCYILPCCAILASYTGILVIVYASRKTMEQHASRQTHMSSIQMNIVKLSVAVCIGFLAAWSPYAVVSMWAAFGHIENISPAAFAIPAMFAKSSTIYNPIIYLMLRPNFRRILCRDLSTLCQVSIKGCICPQCQVKCCLKPKIRVRLRAVHRQTIHFASPTSPQPQIVTLKGQSCEKGKDVFECFKHTPQIFGVTNPAASGDLLKDQDIPVPLTHEQDAKSIYQKEKSLIAATWGKRTLETDNFCINLEMVQRHAKVAWP, encoded by the exons atGGGGCAGTTGACTGAAGATGTTGCATTCCACTCTAACATACCGGTGCCACTGGATATAACTGTGGCTGTGGTCTACTCTGTTTTTG GCATATGCTCGCTATTTGGCAACACCACACTACTGTACATCTCTTACAAGAAAAGGAACCTCCTGAAGCCTGCTGAGTACTTCATCATCAACCTTGCTGTTAGTGACTTGGGCCTGACTTTGTCCCTCTACCCCATGGCGATAACTTCAAGTTTCTATCACAG GTGGCTGTATGGGAAAACAGTGTGCTCCGTATATGCATTTTGTGGCATGTTGTTTGGCATCTGCAGTCTGACCACTCTAACTCTGCTAAGCATGGTGTGCTTTGTGAAAGTGTGTTATCCGCTCTATG GAAACAGGTTTTATTCTGTTCACGGCCGTCTGCTTATTGCCTGTGCTTGGGTCTACGCCCTGCTGTTTGCATGCGCCCCACTGGCCCACTGGGGGGAGTATGGACCAGAGCCTTATGGCACTGCCTGTTGCATTGACTGGGGCCTGTCCAATCAACTCAGCACAGCACGATCCTACACTGTGGTACTGTTCATCTTCTGCTACATCCTTCCATGCTGTGCTATCTTAGCATCCTACACAGGCATTCTGGTCATAGTGTATGCATCTCGCAAGACTATGGAGCAACATGCATCGAGGCAGACGCACATGAGCAGCATCCAGATGAATATTGTTAAG CTAAGTGTGGCTGTCTGCATTGGTTTCTTAGCAGCATGGAGTCCATATGCTGTGGTGTCCATGTGGGCCGCCTTTGGACACATCGAAAACATCTCTCCTGCGGCATTTGCCATACCAGCCATGTTTGCCAAGTCCTCCACCATCTACAACCCAATCATCTACCTAATGCTAAGACCAAACTTTCGCAGGATACTCTGCAGAGACCTGAGTACGCTATGCCAGGTCTCTATAAAGGGCTGCATCTGCCCCCAGTGCCAAGTAAAGTGCTGCTTAAAGCCAAAGATCAGGGTCAGACTTCGCGCAGTCCACAGACAGACCATTCACTTTGCTTCACCCACCTCTCCTCAACCACAAATAGTGACATTAAAGGGCCAGAGCTGTGAGAAGGGCAAAGATGTGTTTGAGTGCTTCAAACACACCCCTCAAATATTTGGTGTCACTAACCCAGCTGCCAGTGGAGATTTATTAAAAGATCAAGACATTCCAGTTCCCCTAACGCATGAGCAGGATGCTAAAAGTATTTATCAGAAAGAGAAATCCCTTATAGCTGCCACATGGGGAAAAAGAACTTTAGAAACAGACAACTTCTGTATTAATTTGGAGATGGTTCAAAGGCATGCAAAAGTGGCCTGGCCCTGA
- the ripk1l gene encoding receptor-interacting serine/threonine-protein kinase 1, with translation MAAAPHCSLHMRSTDLIKKEPLDYGGFGEVYLCYHVTLGQVVLKTMYTGPLRNEESKRSLLEEGMIMASLNHERVVKLLGVIMEEKDCSLVMELIPRGNLLVMLETVKVPVSIKGRIILEILEGMIYLTEKNVVHKDIKPENILVDKDFHIKIADLGLATCQTWSKLTKEESRRKSRMRQSSGVRGAGTLSYMAPEHLESIHNPSTEKSDVYSFAIVVWVILTGKEPYSNARSEDQISQCVRNGDRPAETLIPRDTPSEIIQLMKRCWDRNPQERPTFKEAYNIFHPFYMEILEPLVEEDLLHLKKSYEGPDDLIEKMKSLSVDPECFSGDCPAPLISSDRNVSVPVEASIEDLHSMQYNQCAEHLQTDAKAVSIPSELQEKLDRELDYHKHGSYNCENQPDGANCFHTASPLLPSNFSISDHSIRQPEQEKSSVLSWTKPEPVQPTNQEDLFYRTPAGVYGTSLTPTPSHLPMSSSTPSLAMYNQQHPHSHLDRQQSWPAYPVSDTSAPDITSGHLLTTSKSCPVHDQGSLYIQNASGIQIGSNNTMSIRGYEPSLSLSSISANSSANSPIEEGIQKYEDHAVTEEHLDLLRDNIGAKWKRCARHLGLTTVEIETIDHDYYRDGLPEMVHQMLERWKMKEGYIGCTIGKLCRALKGDVKVEVIQKILNICSSSSSLG, from the exons ATGGCCGCCGCGCCTCACTGCTCACTCCATATGAGGTCGACGGATCTCATCAAAAAGGAACCCCTGGATTACGGAGGTTTTGGAGAAGTTTACTTGTGCTATCATGTGACACTTGGCCAAGTGGTGTTAAAAACCATGTACACAGGACCTCTGCGCAACGA GGAGAGTAAAAGATCACTATTGGAGGAGGGAATGATCATGGCGAGTCTGAACCATGAGCGAGTGGTCAAGTTGCTGGGTGTGATTATGGAGGAAAAAGATTGCTCTCTTGTCATGGAACTCATCCCCAGAGGCAACCTACTGGTCATGCTGGAGACG GTCAAAGTGCCAGTATCTATCAAGGGAAGAATCATTTTAGAGATTTTGGAAGGAATGATATACCTCACAGAAAAGAATGTCGTACACAAGGATATCAAGCCAGAAAACATTTTAGTGGACAAGGATTTTCACATCAAG ATTGCAGATCTTGGTCTGGCCACCTGCCAAACGTGGAGTAAACTTACCAAGGAGGAGTCTCGCAGGAAGAGCCGTATGAGGCAGTCGAGTGGGGTGAGAGGTGCCGGCACACTGAGCTACATGGCCCCAGAGCATCTGGAGAGTATACATAATCCTTCCACTGAGAAGTCTGACGTATACAGTTTTGCAATCGTGGTTTGGGTCATTCTCACAGGAAAAGAACCATATTCAA ATGCCAGGAGTGAAGACCAAATCAGCCAGTGTGTTCGTAACGGTGACCGACCGGCAGAGACTCTTATTCCAAGAGACACGCCTTCTGAAATAATTCAGCTTATGAAAAGATGCTGGGATCGCAATCCGCAGGAACGACCGACGTTTAAAG AAGCCTACAACATCTTCCATCCTTTCTACATGGAAATACTTGAACCACTTGTAGAGGAAGATTTACTTCATCTGaaa aAATCATATGAAGGCCCAGACGATCTTATTGAGAAGATGAAATCTTTATCAGTGGACCCTGAGTGTTTTTCAGGAG ATTGTCCTGCTCCTTTGATAAGTTCAGACAGAAATGTATCCGTGCCAGTTGAAGCCAGTATTGAGGATCTGCACAGCATGCAATATAACCAATGCGCAGAGCATCTTCAGACAGATGCTAAGGCAGTTAGCATCCCTTCAGAGTTGCAGGAGAAACTCGATCGGGAGCTTGACTACCACAAACACGGCAGTTATAATTGTGAGAACCAGCCTGATGGTGCCAACTGCTTCCATACTGCAAGTCCGTTACTGCCAAGCAACTTCAGCATTTCAGATCACTCTATACGGCAACCAGAGCAAGAAAAATCTTCTGTTCTTTCCTGGACAAAACCTGAGCCGGTGCAGCCCACCAACCAGGAAGACCTTTTTTATCGCACCCCTGCAGGTGTCTATGGGACCTCTCTCACACCTACTCCATCCCACTTGCCCATGTCTTCAAGCACACCCTCTCTGGCAATGTATAACCAGCAACATCCACACTCCCACTTGGACCGGCAGCAGTCCTGGCCAGCTTACCCAGTGTCTGATACGTCTGCACCTGACATCACTTCTGGACATCTTTTGACTACTTCAAAGAGTTGCCCAGTTCACGATCAGG GATCCCTGTACATTCAGAATGCCAGTGGGATTCAGATCGGAAGCAACAACACAATGAGCATCAGAGGTTATGAGCCATCTCTTAGTTTGTCATCTATATCTGCTAACAGCTCAGCTAACTCTCCCATCGAAGAAGGCATTCAGAAATATG AGGACCACGCTGTGACAGAGGAGCACCTGGACCTCCTGAGGGACAACATAGGGGCCAAATGGAAGCGCTGTGCACGGCATTTGGGTCTGACCACTGTAGAAATAGAGACCATAGACCATGATTACTACCGCGATGGCCTGCCAGAAATGGTGCACCAGATGCTGGAGCGCTGGAAAATGAAGGAGGGATATATTGGGTGTACAATTGGGAAGCTTTGTCGAGCTCTAAAAGGAGACGTAAAGGTGGAGGTGATCCAGAAAATACTCAAcatctgcagttcatcttccTCACTGGGATAA